Proteins encoded within one genomic window of Trichoderma asperellum chromosome 2, complete sequence:
- a CDS encoding uncharacterized protein (EggNog:ENOG41~MEROPS:MER0014418): MAPVDEEDDGFILVSHSGCSTDQQEPQLVDAISQAVDNLLEEFWPINKKIHDNPERGYKEFIAHDVLTKFMKSQSGWVVTPSAYGMETAWVAVFDTGKRGPVVSFNAEMDCLPGIGHSCGHNLIATASVLGAVATAQVMKQYEAAGKVVLFGTPAEEGGGGKIRLLKAGAFSDHNVDVSLISHPGITPDAALMRTTSYLQFKVECFGREAHAAANPWLGINALDALIAGYNNVSLLRQQIMPEDRIQGYITNGGVAPNIIHAYAAGIFVVRSDTQKRLDELKEKVYDCFRAGALAAGAKVTITERWGYQNHIPNRTMARSYTRYFNALEPPGRIAEDQDVDDGRGKSQASTDQGDISHAMPSLSPAFQLQPGPKGQGPHNPEFAEVAGTRDAYVRALRVAKGLAGVALDIVFTEGLLEEIKSEWKSVITRWRGD; this comes from the exons ATGGCACCAGtcgatgaggaagacgatggtTTCATTCTCGTGTCCCACAGCGGCTGTTCTACTGATCAGCAGGAACCGCAGCTCGTCGATGCCATCAGCCAAGCGGTAGACAACCTCCTCGAGGAGTTTTGGCCAATAAACAAGAAGATCCACGACAACCCGGAAAGAGGATACAAAGAGTTTATCGCCCACGATGTATTGACAAAATTCATGAAATCCCAGAGCGGCTGGGTTGTCACGCCGTCTGCTTACGGAATGGAGACTGCGTGGGTTGCTGTGTTTGACACGGGAAAACGCGGTCCTGTCGTGTCGTTCAATGCCGAGATGG ACTGTCTTCCCGGCATCGGCCACTCGTGTGGCCATAATCTCATCGCTACAGCATCCGTCCTCGGCGCCGTTGCAACGGCTCAAGTAATGAAGCAATACGAAGCCGCCGGAAAAGTGGTCCTGTTCGGCACACCGGCAGAAGAaggtggaggagggaaaaTTAGGCTTCTCAAGGCGGGAGCCTTTTCTGACCACAACGTCGACGTGAGCCTCATATCACATCCAGGGATCACCCCGGATGCAGCATTGATGCGAACCACATCATACCTGCAGTTCAAGGTCGAGTGCTTTGGCCGTGAGGCTCACGCGGCAGCTAACCCCTGGCTCGGCATTAATGCGCTGGATGCGCTAATCGCAGGATACAACAATGTGTCATTGCTCAGACAACAGATCATGCCCGAGGACAGAATTCAGGGCTATATCACCAATGGTGGCGTTGCGCCCAACATCATCCACGCCTATGCCGCCGGCATCTTTGTTGTCAGATCAGATACGCAGAAGCGCCTCGACGAACTAAAGGAAAAAGTATATGACTGCTTTAGAGCTGGTGCCCTGGCCGCAGGAGCCAAAGTGACTATTACAGAGCGATGGGGCTATCAGAACCACATCCCAAACCGGACAATGGCGCGATCTTATACACGCTATTTCAATGCTCTTGAGCCACCAGGTAGGATTGCAGAGGACcaggatgttgatgatggaCGAGGCAAATCACAGGCAAGTACAGATCAGGGCGACATCAGCCACGCAATGCCGAGTTTAAGCCCAGCCTTTCAATTACAGCCTGGGCCGAAAGGCCAAGGTCCGCATAACCCAGAATTTGCAGAGGTTGCTGGGACGCGGGATGCATATGTGAGAGCGTTGAGGGTAGCGAAAGGATTAGCTGGAGTTGCACTAGACATTGTATTTACAGAAGGGCTTCTCGAAGAGATCAAGAGTGAGTGGAAAAGTGTGATTACTAGATGGCGTGGGGATTAG